In Carassius auratus strain Wakin chromosome 36, ASM336829v1, whole genome shotgun sequence, the following are encoded in one genomic region:
- the LOC113055688 gene encoding keratin, type I cytoskeletal 19-like, with protein sequence MAVCCSSKMFTTRSVIGSSGLGSSSGLVMNGLGSSGASLSFSGKSYGSTGGFGAHISRSLSTSSLTMDGYEDTLNGNKKQTMQNLNDRLASYLEQVRSLEQANKKLELQIKEFYDKVPMQSKDMSAYFKTILELRTQINSRYMENDELRLKLDNAKLTADDFQLKCETEMNLRVFVEADSVRLHRVLGEIKLATGDLENQLTELKEELMDLKKSHEEDLQSLQQSGSVNVEIDCVSKSDLDMELQEMRAQYEKLIEKNRREAERWFQSKGEVLQTQVTSSYTEVKTSQTELTDLKRSSQSLEIELQGLLTMKQNLEQSLADVSLRNADQLSQLQLRIDHLQEELQKLSANIQQQASEYQILLDIKMRLEMEIAEYRRLLDGEDHTIFICTSEPYTTETETETVTETVENVKEEEQKSHRQVRKKIIEEQLVDGKVVSSSVEEQIEEID encoded by the exons ATGGCGGTCTGTTGCAGCAGTAAGATGTTCACCACACGGAGTGTGATCGGCTCATCTGGCCTGGGTTCCTCTAGTGGATTGGTCATGAATGGATTGGGGAGTTCAGGCGCCTCTTTGTCTTTCAGTGGAAAAAGTTATGGCAGCACTGGGGGCTTTGGTGCCCACATCTCCAGATCTTTGTCCACTTCATCCTTGACGATGGATGGTTATGAGGACACACTGAATGGCAACAAGAAGCAGACGATGCAGAACCTCAATGATCGCCTGGCATCTTACCTGGAGCAG gtGCGCTCTTTGGAGCAGGCCAACAAGAAACTTGAGCTGCAAATTAAAGAGTTTTATGACAAGGTGCCGATGCAGAGCAAAGACATGAGTGcttatttcaaaaccattttggAGCTCCGCACACAG ATTAACAGCCGTTATATGGAGAACGATGAGCTCCGTCTGAAGCTGGACAACGCCAAGCTCACAGCCGATGATTTTCAACTGAA GTGTGAGACTGAAATGAACCTGCGTGTGTTTGTGGAAGCGGATTCGGTTCGGCTGCACAGGGTTCTGGGAGAGATCAAACTTGCCACTGGAGATCTAGAGAACCAGCTTACTGAACTGAAAGAGGAGCTGATGGACCTCAAGAAGAGCCATGAAGAG GATCTGCAATCGTTGCAGCAAAGCGGCTCTGTTAACGTGGAGATTGACTGTGTATCTAAGTCAGACCTTGACATGGAGCTGCAGGAGATGAGAGCTCAATATGAGAAGCTTATTGAGAAAAACCGCAGAGAGGCTGAAAGATGGTTCCAGAGCAAG GGGGAAGTGTTGCAAACTCAAGTGACCAGCAGCTATACTGAAGTCAAGACATCTCAGACTGAGCTCACTGATCTGAAGAGAAGTTCCCAGAGCCTGGAGATAGAGCTGCAGGGGCTTCTCACAATG AAACAAAACCTGGAGCAGAGTCTGGCTGATGTAAGCCTGCGCAATGCGGACCAGCTGAGTCAGCTGCAGTTGCGTATAGACCACCTGCAGGAGGAGCTACAGAAACTCAGTGCCAACATCCAACAACAGGCTTCAGAGTACCAGATACTGCTGGACATCAAGATGAGGCTGGAGATGGAGATCGCTGAGTACAGGAGGCTGCTGGATGGAGAAGATCACAC GATCTTCATCTGCACATCTGAACCTTACACGACTGAAACTGAGACAGAAACGGTGACCGAAACGGTGGAGAACGTGAAAGAGGAAG AGCAAAAGTCTCATCGCCAGGTCAGAAAGAAGATCATTGAGGAGCAGCTTGTGGATGGTAAAGTCGTATCTTCTTCTGTTGAGGAACAAATCGAAGAAATTGACTGA